In Tripterygium wilfordii isolate XIE 37 chromosome 15, ASM1340144v1, whole genome shotgun sequence, one DNA window encodes the following:
- the LOC120017076 gene encoding uncharacterized protein LOC120017076 has protein sequence MASGWVKSLQCKSRAFEDVYHPKQKHLLPSASCRKGAESVKDVIEAAAKHKHASKPKKPPNRQNQTAKYPRPELPVPESNIARSRTVRNPEPFFPALTDLPVGHPSRNVVEIIFHTSWSPKSFTGRIDVVFKIQHGPKTVARFEEYREMVKARAVSDGTSTWEENARCVADGNEVLRFYCLGPAGGPYDACGGAWTFSVGKGSAICTFSGSGGAHESAGGGRGRRAMLVCRVIAGRVSNQIGLDSLLNGRMGFDSVSGGNGELLVFDSRAVLPCFLIIYKL, from the coding sequence ATGGCGAGTGGATGGGTCAAGTCACTGCAATGCAAATCCAGAGCATTCGAGGACGTCTACCACCCGAAACAGAAGCACCTCCTACCCAGTGCCAGTTGCAGAAAGGGCGCAGAAAGCGTCAAGGACGTCATCGAAGCCGCCGCCAAACACAAGCATGCTTCCAAACCCAAAAAACCCCCAAATCGTCAGAATCAGACTGCAAAATACCCACGACCCGAGTTACCCGTCCCAGAGAGTAACATTGCTCGTTCTCGAACCGTCCGTAATCCGGAACCCTTTTTCCCGGCTTTGACGGATCTACCGGTGGGTCATCCTTCGAGGAATGTGGTGGAGATTATCTTCCACACTAGTTGGAGCCCCAAGTCCTTCACTGGTCGGATCGATGTGGTGTTCAAAATTCAGCACGGGCCAAAAACTGTGGCCCGATTCGAGGAGTACCGAGAGATGGTAAAAGCCCGGGCCGTGTCGGACGGAACGAGTACGTGGGAAGAGAATGCGCGGTGCGTCGCTGACGGGAATGAGGTTCTGCGGTTTTATTGTCTGGGGCCAGCTGGTGGGCCGTATGACGCTTGCGGAGGCGCGTGGACATTCTCTGTTGGGAAGGGTTCGGCTATTTGCACGTTTTCAGGTAGCGGCGGGGCCCACGAGAGTGCCGGCGGAGGAAGGGGCAGGAGGGCTATGTTGGTTTGTCGGGTCATTGCAGGTAGGGTATCGAATCAAATCGGGCTTGATTCGTTGTTGAATGGGCGGATGGGGTTCGACTCGGTGAGTGGAGGCAATGGCGAGTTGCTGGTGTTTGATTCCCGTGCGGTGTTGCCTTGTTTTCTTATTATCTATAAATTGTAA